From the Bacteroidia bacterium genome, one window contains:
- the menE gene encoding o-succinylbenzoate--CoA ligase, whose translation MHPLEALARAVPDRQALREGQEIWSYARLYREASALAAELHSAFGIRKGLRVATLAENSSRHVVALHALMLLGATVVPLNTRLSAAERAAQLDLVRPVLLLSDNANVESCSVPMRDLRAAPPPGDAAYLETSPCTDDDLLSILFTSGSTAAPKAVPHTWAQHRASSRGSRENLGTQPDDAWLCVIPLFHIGGFAIVVRSLLYGSAVVLPADNTPETLARECRDGITLASLVPTMLHRMFRRDPELNGSNCPKLRAILLGGAAASPLLWEEIVRRGMPVLGTYGMTESCSQICTAPISNTARYAGTAGVPIPGAELRIVDEKGNPCPASGAGEILVRGPMVMSGYLGNPSANSERFVDGWFRTGDIGSIDDNGALNVLGRRDDVVISGGENIYPAEIEAVLHMHPQIEGAIVVGVPDEEWGQRLAAVIQGEASVEEELLPWCRNRLGPLKTPRLWKFVTDIPRTASGKPDRLAAKALFSN comes from the coding sequence GTGCATCCGCTTGAAGCGCTCGCCCGCGCGGTTCCGGATCGCCAGGCGCTGCGTGAGGGACAGGAAATCTGGAGCTACGCCCGACTCTACCGGGAGGCCTCGGCACTAGCGGCGGAATTGCATTCCGCGTTCGGGATACGGAAAGGCCTGCGGGTGGCGACGCTCGCGGAAAACAGCTCCCGTCATGTCGTGGCGCTGCATGCGCTGATGCTGCTCGGTGCCACGGTTGTTCCACTCAATACGAGGCTGTCCGCGGCGGAACGCGCGGCGCAGCTCGATCTCGTTCGGCCCGTGCTGCTTCTCAGTGACAATGCGAACGTGGAATCCTGTTCCGTTCCGATGCGGGATCTGCGCGCAGCCCCACCGCCAGGGGATGCTGCGTATCTCGAAACATCTCCCTGTACAGACGATGATCTGTTGTCCATACTGTTCACGTCGGGCAGCACAGCCGCACCCAAGGCCGTGCCGCATACATGGGCGCAACATCGTGCAAGCTCCCGGGGATCGCGCGAGAATCTTGGAACGCAACCGGACGATGCCTGGCTCTGCGTCATCCCGTTGTTTCATATCGGCGGATTTGCCATCGTCGTGCGCAGTCTGCTCTACGGCAGCGCAGTGGTGCTGCCTGCGGACAATACGCCGGAGACACTCGCGCGCGAATGCAGGGACGGAATAACGCTCGCCTCGCTCGTGCCGACCATGCTGCATCGGATGTTTCGACGCGACCCGGAACTTAACGGATCCAACTGTCCGAAACTCAGAGCCATTCTGCTCGGCGGCGCGGCGGCGAGTCCCCTGCTGTGGGAAGAAATCGTCAGACGCGGGATGCCCGTACTCGGCACCTACGGCATGACCGAGAGCTGCTCGCAAATCTGTACCGCGCCGATCAGCAATACCGCGCGCTACGCCGGCACCGCAGGTGTGCCAATCCCCGGCGCGGAGCTTCGCATTGTGGACGAGAAGGGAAATCCTTGTCCGGCTTCCGGTGCGGGAGAGATTCTTGTGCGGGGACCCATGGTGATGTCGGGCTATCTCGGAAATCCTTCGGCGAACTCCGAGCGCTTCGTTGACGGATGGTTCCGCACGGGTGACATCGGCAGTATCGATGATAACGGCGCGCTCAACGTGCTGGGACGGCGTGATGACGTCGTGATAAGCGGTGGTGAGAACATCTATCCCGCGGAGATTGAAGCGGTGCTGCACATGCATCCGCAGATCGAGGGCGCGATCGTTGTCGGTGTGCCGGACGAAGAGTGGGGGCAGCGCCTTGCCGCCGTGATACAGGGCGAGGCATCGGTGGAAGAGGAACTGCTGCCCTGGTGCAGGAATCGCCTCGGTCCTCTGAAAACACCCAGACTCTGGAAATTTGTCACGGATATTCCGCGCACAGCGTCAGGCAAACCCGACCGCCTCGCCGCCAAGGCCCTGTTCAGCAACTAA
- a CDS encoding SDR family oxidoreductase, with product MKSILIPGGTGALGSVVVQRLVADGYRCVVPYNSVDEAQKLRTHFAPQQRDQLLLIEADMLDEHAVALVFDAAVSGGTLYGLVHLLGGIRGFQHIEETSVEDWDFLLNLNLRSLFLTARLAMKEFSGNGSGRIVTIGAMASVKPAASQAGYGVAKAGVSALTKILADEGRKNGVTANCILPGIIVTEANLSWGAEEDIPKWTPPSDIAAAVSYLLSDAAASVNGSDIKLFGGLNI from the coding sequence ATGAAATCCATTCTCATACCGGGCGGCACCGGTGCGCTTGGCAGTGTTGTCGTTCAGCGGCTCGTGGCCGACGGCTATCGCTGTGTCGTTCCCTATAATTCCGTTGATGAGGCACAGAAGCTGCGGACGCATTTCGCACCGCAGCAACGTGATCAACTCCTGCTGATCGAAGCGGACATGCTCGACGAGCATGCCGTTGCGCTGGTATTCGACGCCGCGGTGAGCGGAGGCACTCTGTATGGACTCGTGCATCTGCTGGGTGGGATTCGCGGGTTTCAGCATATCGAGGAAACGTCCGTCGAGGACTGGGATTTCCTGCTCAATCTGAACCTTCGTTCGCTGTTTCTCACCGCGCGTCTCGCCATGAAGGAATTTTCCGGCAACGGCAGCGGCCGTATCGTCACCATCGGAGCTATGGCCAGCGTCAAGCCCGCGGCGTCGCAGGCGGGATATGGCGTGGCGAAAGCCGGCGTTTCAGCTCTGACGAAAATCCTTGCGGATGAGGGCAGAAAGAACGGCGTCACCGCCAACTGCATTCTGCCGGGAATAATCGTGACCGAGGCGAATCTGTCGTGGGGAGCGGAGGAAGATATTCCGAAATGGACGCCGCCTTCCGACATTGCCGCGGCGGTGTCGTATTTGCTGAGTGATGCCGCCGCTTCGGTGAATGGCAGCGATATAAAGCTGTTCGGCGGCCTCAACATCTGA
- a CDS encoding 1,4-dihydroxy-2-naphthoate polyprenyltransferase: protein MRAQTHLPVSAPPAISRAQAWLLASRPKTLPAAFAPVMVGTAVAYAEGAFTPLPAVMALLCALLIQIATNLANDYFDYIKGADTEHRIGPVRVVQSGLIPPETVRNVMIGVLAVTFLLGLYLVYLGGWPVLLIGIASLVCAVLYTAGPWPLAYVGLGDVFVFLFFGIVAVTGTHFVQALYWSPDALLASLPIGALSTAILVVNNYRDIDTDKLTGKRTLAVRIGKSATRTQYYVLLAGAFLYPTLHLLAGHSLLYVFPLLTAPLAFYAARIVASQSDGQALNHALAMTGRLLAIYATLLSVAITFG, encoded by the coding sequence GTGAGAGCGCAAACGCACCTACCGGTCTCCGCTCCCCCCGCAATCAGTCGCGCGCAAGCGTGGCTTCTTGCGTCGCGGCCGAAGACGCTCCCCGCCGCCTTCGCTCCTGTGATGGTGGGCACCGCCGTCGCATACGCCGAAGGCGCCTTCACACCGCTTCCGGCGGTCATGGCGCTGCTCTGCGCGTTATTGATTCAGATTGCAACCAACCTGGCCAACGACTACTTCGACTACATCAAGGGAGCGGATACGGAGCATCGCATCGGTCCCGTGCGCGTGGTCCAGAGCGGTCTTATCCCTCCGGAAACCGTGCGCAATGTCATGATCGGGGTGCTGGCGGTGACTTTTTTGCTCGGACTGTATCTGGTGTATCTCGGAGGATGGCCGGTGCTGCTTATCGGCATCGCTTCGCTCGTCTGCGCGGTGCTGTACACGGCGGGCCCGTGGCCGCTTGCCTATGTCGGACTTGGCGACGTTTTCGTGTTCCTGTTTTTCGGGATAGTGGCGGTGACAGGTACGCACTTCGTGCAGGCGCTGTACTGGTCGCCCGACGCACTGCTGGCCTCCTTGCCCATCGGCGCGCTTTCCACCGCCATTCTGGTGGTGAACAATTATCGCGACATTGACACGGACAAGCTTACCGGGAAACGCACTCTGGCCGTACGGATAGGGAAAAGCGCAACACGAACGCAATACTACGTACTGCTGGCCGGCGCGTTTCTGTATCCGACCCTTCATCTCCTGGCCGGTCATTCTCTCCTCTACGTTTTTCCCTTGCTCACCGCTCCGCTTGCCTTTTATGCTGCAAGGATTGTTGCATCGCAGAGCGACGGGCAGGCATTGAATCACGCACTTGCCATGACCGGGCGTCTGCTGGCGATATACGCGACGCTGCTGTCGGTGGCCATCACATTCGGGTAA
- a CDS encoding aminotransferase class V-fold PLP-dependent enzyme, with product MNPLLTVSHRCHWTLNDLRSNIMGIDTKVPLLDGSSVEYVFLDNGASTPSFRHAYEVMAEFMPFYSGVHRGTGFKSLLATHVFDEAHDIAGRFVGADLDRNTVIFLKNTTEAVNKLANRCDWREGDVVITTLMEHHSDDLPWRKHAKVIHIGVDDKGYLNMQHLRETFAAHRGHVRFLAVTGASNITGIINPVHDLAALAHEHGAYIFVDAAQLAPHRPINVLPDGDAGHIDFIAYSAHKMYAPYGIGVLVGPRDYFSQGDPDMVGGGVVDIVEEDFVAFSAPPAREEAGSPNVPGAVGLAAAIHMLQAAGMEKIAEHEHEMVSYAVRRMKEVPGLILFGPTEEHELANKVGVLSFEMQGTPHAKVAAILSAEGGIGVRNGCFCAHPYVKRLLQVDEESSKALTEEILGGDRTNLPGMVRASFGCYNNREDVDRLVDMLHRIARGEFADSYVLDRRSGTYWPKDFDYDFASYFPHFQFKPTTELREFSEAS from the coding sequence ATGAATCCACTCCTTACCGTCTCGCACCGATGTCACTGGACGCTCAACGACCTCCGCTCGAATATCATGGGCATAGATACCAAGGTGCCGTTGCTGGATGGAAGCAGCGTCGAATATGTGTTCCTGGACAATGGAGCGAGCACTCCGTCGTTCCGCCACGCATACGAAGTCATGGCGGAATTCATGCCGTTCTACTCCGGTGTGCACCGTGGCACCGGCTTCAAGTCACTGCTGGCCACGCATGTGTTTGACGAAGCGCACGACATTGCGGGACGCTTTGTCGGTGCGGACCTTGATCGCAACACGGTCATTTTTCTCAAGAACACCACCGAGGCCGTGAACAAACTTGCGAACCGTTGCGACTGGCGTGAAGGGGACGTCGTCATCACGACGCTCATGGAGCATCACTCCGACGACCTGCCCTGGCGCAAGCATGCGAAGGTCATTCACATCGGCGTGGACGACAAGGGCTACCTGAACATGCAGCATCTGCGAGAAACCTTCGCCGCTCATCGCGGGCATGTGCGATTTCTCGCGGTGACGGGCGCCTCCAACATCACAGGCATCATCAATCCCGTACATGACCTTGCGGCTCTGGCGCATGAACATGGCGCCTACATTTTCGTGGATGCGGCGCAGCTGGCTCCGCACCGCCCCATCAATGTGCTTCCCGACGGCGACGCGGGGCATATCGATTTTATCGCCTACTCGGCGCACAAAATGTACGCGCCATACGGCATCGGCGTGCTTGTCGGACCGCGCGACTACTTTTCGCAGGGTGATCCGGACATGGTCGGCGGCGGCGTTGTGGATATTGTTGAGGAAGATTTTGTCGCATTTTCCGCGCCTCCCGCGCGCGAAGAAGCCGGCAGCCCCAACGTGCCCGGTGCGGTCGGTTTGGCGGCCGCCATACACATGCTTCAGGCCGCGGGCATGGAAAAGATAGCGGAACACGAACATGAGATGGTGTCCTATGCGGTACGCCGTATGAAGGAGGTACCGGGTTTGATACTCTTCGGTCCGACGGAAGAACACGAGCTCGCGAATAAGGTCGGGGTCTTGTCCTTCGAAATGCAGGGAACACCGCATGCGAAAGTTGCGGCCATTCTGAGCGCGGAGGGCGGAATCGGCGTGCGTAACGGCTGTTTCTGCGCGCATCCGTACGTCAAGCGACTGCTGCAGGTGGACGAGGAATCCTCAAAAGCGCTGACGGAAGAGATTCTCGGCGGCGACAGGACCAATCTGCCCGGTATGGTACGCGCAAGTTTTGGCTGTTACAACAACCGCGAGGATGTGGACCGGCTCGTGGACATGCTGCATCGCATTGCACGAGGTGAATTTGCGGACAGTTATGTGCTGGATCGGCGCAGCGGTACGTACTGGCCGAAAGATTTCGACTACGACTTTGCGTCATACTTCCCGCACTTCCAGTTCAAGCCTACGACGGAACTTCGCGAGTTCAGCGAAGCGAGCTGA
- the aroF gene encoding 3-deoxy-7-phosphoheptulonate synthase codes for MNIDSAVSSMPRTRVRIGDVEFGGEEFIVIAGPCAVESREQISSAAQLVASRGARVLRGGAFKARTSPYTFQGLGLDGVHLMREAADQYGIRMITEVLSEKDVEEMEPYVDAFQVGSRNMDNTALLKELGHVSKPVMIKRGFAATIKEWLLAAEYVIVGGNEQVILCERGIRTFSNETRFTLDLAGAVLARQQTHLPVIVDPSHATGNPVLIPALAAATLAAGLDGLMVEVHPDPSIALSDADQALPPALFSEMMDQLHRVAEATGRRFA; via the coding sequence ATGAACATTGATTCGGCTGTCAGCAGCATGCCGCGTACGCGAGTCCGCATCGGGGACGTGGAATTCGGCGGTGAGGAATTCATCGTCATTGCCGGTCCCTGTGCCGTCGAGTCGCGCGAGCAGATCAGCAGCGCCGCACAATTGGTTGCCTCCCGGGGCGCCCGCGTCTTGCGCGGCGGCGCTTTCAAGGCCCGCACCTCCCCCTACACCTTCCAGGGGCTGGGCCTCGATGGCGTACATCTGATGCGCGAAGCGGCGGACCAGTACGGCATTCGCATGATCACGGAAGTGCTGTCGGAAAAAGACGTCGAAGAGATGGAACCGTATGTAGACGCGTTCCAGGTCGGTTCGCGCAACATGGACAACACGGCCCTGCTCAAGGAGCTTGGCCATGTGAGCAAACCGGTGATGATAAAACGAGGTTTCGCCGCCACGATAAAAGAGTGGTTGCTCGCCGCGGAATACGTTATCGTCGGGGGAAACGAGCAGGTGATACTCTGCGAGCGCGGCATACGGACGTTTTCCAACGAGACCCGTTTCACCCTCGATCTTGCCGGCGCGGTACTTGCGCGCCAGCAGACGCACCTTCCCGTCATAGTTGATCCGTCACATGCCACCGGGAATCCTGTGCTCATTCCGGCACTCGCCGCCGCCACGCTCGCGGCCGGTCTGGACGGTCTGATGGTGGAGGTCCACCCCGATCCCTCCATAGCGCTCTCCGATGCGGATCAGGCGTTACCGCCCGCGCTGTTTTCGGAGATGATGGATCAGCTTCACCGTGTTGCCGAAGCGACCGGCCGTCGCTTCGCCTGA
- the crcB gene encoding fluoride efflux transporter CrcB: MPQFYPVLAVAIGGGIGAALRYLLSGAVYRVLGTDFPYGTLAVNLLGSVILGWLMEATEYGTSAAPMLRLFLGVGLCGGFTTFSTFSYETMRLLSDGVYLQALLNVAGSVGLCILGIWLGMLLARVI, from the coding sequence ATGCCACAATTCTACCCTGTTCTAGCTGTCGCCATCGGAGGCGGAATAGGTGCCGCCCTGCGCTACCTGCTCTCCGGCGCGGTATACCGCGTGCTCGGGACGGATTTTCCGTACGGAACGCTGGCGGTAAATCTGCTCGGTTCAGTGATTCTGGGCTGGCTGATGGAGGCCACCGAATACGGTACGAGCGCCGCTCCCATGCTTCGTCTCTTTCTCGGCGTCGGATTGTGCGGGGGTTTTACGACATTCTCCACCTTCAGCTACGAAACGATGCGCTTGCTTTCCGACGGCGTCTATCTGCAGGCTCTTCTGAACGTCGCCGGGAGCGTCGGATTGTGCATTCTTGGAATCTGGCTCGGTATGTTGCTCGCCCGCGTCATCTGA
- a CDS encoding DUF190 domain-containing protein, giving the protein MHISGEAVLLRIFLGESDRHEGKPLYEAIVNAARAEGLAGATVLRGIEGYGASSRLHTARLLRLSTDLSIVVEFVDKEERIEAFLSVLDGLFDIAGCGGLVTREKVEVIRYHPER; this is encoded by the coding sequence ATGCATATCAGTGGTGAAGCGGTGCTGTTGCGCATCTTTCTCGGCGAAAGCGATCGTCATGAGGGGAAACCCCTGTATGAAGCCATCGTGAACGCGGCCCGCGCCGAAGGCCTTGCCGGCGCCACGGTGCTCCGGGGTATCGAGGGGTACGGCGCCTCCAGCCGCTTGCACACCGCGCGCTTGCTGCGGCTCTCTACGGATCTTTCGATTGTTGTCGAATTCGTCGACAAGGAGGAACGTATCGAGGCCTTCCTCTCCGTGCTCGACGGATTGTTTGACATCGCCGGCTGCGGCGGTCTGGTCACCAGGGAAAAAGTGGAGGTTATCCGTTATCATCCGGAACGATGA
- the ubiE gene encoding bifunctional demethylmenaquinone methyltransferase/2-methoxy-6-polyprenyl-1,4-benzoquinol methylase UbiE produces MSRHVHDMFSDIAGSYDRANSVLSLGVHHRWRKRTVRESGISQGGVVLDCATGTGDLAIEFKRAAGKTGRVVGTDFNADMLAFAPEKSRKLGLDIEWEVQDAMHLTYANDTFDAASIAFGIRNVDDPVQALRSMARVVRPGGLVLVLEFGTPEWWMRPLFRFYSAVVIPFVGGFISGKRDAYRYLTRTSAAFPTGDDFLSLMDASGGFSSRRTISLTGGIAYLYVGVVK; encoded by the coding sequence ATGAGTCGGCACGTGCACGACATGTTTTCGGACATTGCGGGCAGTTACGACCGCGCCAACAGCGTATTGTCTCTCGGCGTCCACCACCGCTGGCGTAAGCGCACCGTCCGTGAGAGCGGCATTTCTCAGGGAGGTGTCGTGCTGGATTGTGCGACAGGCACCGGAGACCTGGCCATAGAATTCAAACGGGCTGCGGGAAAAACGGGGCGCGTGGTCGGCACGGATTTCAACGCAGACATGCTTGCCTTCGCGCCGGAAAAATCACGGAAACTCGGACTGGACATCGAGTGGGAGGTGCAGGACGCCATGCACCTGACCTACGCGAACGACACCTTCGATGCGGCCTCCATTGCTTTCGGCATACGCAATGTGGATGATCCCGTGCAGGCCTTGCGGAGCATGGCTCGCGTGGTGCGTCCGGGAGGCTTGGTACTGGTGCTGGAGTTCGGTACGCCCGAGTGGTGGATGCGTCCGCTTTTCCGCTTCTACAGCGCCGTGGTCATCCCCTTCGTCGGTGGTTTCATTTCCGGGAAACGTGACGCGTACCGCTACCTCACCCGCACTTCGGCGGCTTTCCCTACCGGTGACGACTTCCTTTCGCTCATGGACGCCAGCGGGGGCTTTTCCTCGCGCCGCACTATCTCCCTCACCGGCGGTATCGCCTATCTGTACGTGGGTGTAGTGAAATAA
- the menC gene encoding o-succinylbenzoate synthase, with the protein MNVSVHQHTLPLRAPFRTAGWSILEREVLIVRIEDTVSGLSGYGEAAPLKAFGTESFDEAAEALRQFAREYDGSDINLLEFSESCGKLVLDRLRGTPTASCAVETATFDLLARIAGVPLARVLANADVCTSIPVNAILSSGDVQTTLLGAEAALEDGFSCLKLKVGAMPGEDDIERVRAVRELAGPDILIRLDANGAWKLKKAYSMMEKLSPFDIEYIEQPVADIDGMLELRDAQIIPIAADESAQRHSQAESVIMEGAADIVVLKPMAFGGIIQTIALTELAHLFGIDVVFTSFIDSAIGRNTVAHICAAMPHLTRHHGIATGALFATDFARDTITGGCFVLSKQSGIGIIPELGAARASA; encoded by the coding sequence ATGAACGTCTCTGTACATCAACACACGTTGCCGCTTCGGGCGCCGTTTCGCACTGCGGGATGGAGCATTCTGGAGCGCGAGGTGCTTATCGTTCGCATCGAAGATACTGTTTCCGGTCTCAGCGGCTACGGAGAAGCCGCTCCGCTGAAAGCATTCGGCACGGAATCCTTCGACGAGGCCGCCGAAGCGCTGCGTCAATTCGCGCGGGAGTACGACGGGAGTGATATCAATCTCCTCGAATTCTCGGAGTCCTGCGGTAAACTCGTCCTCGACAGGTTGCGTGGAACCCCAACCGCAAGCTGCGCGGTGGAGACAGCCACGTTCGACTTGCTCGCACGGATAGCGGGCGTTCCGCTCGCCAGGGTCCTGGCCAACGCAGACGTCTGTACGTCCATTCCCGTCAACGCGATACTGAGCAGCGGCGATGTGCAGACAACGCTGCTCGGTGCGGAAGCAGCACTGGAAGACGGTTTCTCCTGCCTCAAACTCAAGGTCGGCGCCATGCCGGGCGAAGACGACATCGAGCGGGTACGGGCCGTCCGTGAACTGGCCGGTCCCGATATCCTGATCCGGCTCGACGCCAATGGGGCCTGGAAACTGAAGAAAGCATACTCCATGATGGAGAAACTCTCCCCGTTCGACATCGAGTACATCGAGCAGCCGGTTGCGGACATCGATGGAATGCTCGAGCTCCGGGATGCCCAAATCATTCCCATTGCGGCGGATGAAAGCGCGCAGCGCCATAGCCAGGCAGAAAGCGTGATAATGGAAGGCGCGGCGGATATTGTCGTCCTCAAACCGATGGCGTTCGGCGGAATCATCCAGACGATAGCGCTTACCGAACTGGCGCACCTGTTCGGCATAGACGTGGTTTTTACTTCCTTCATCGATTCGGCCATTGGAAGAAACACCGTAGCCCATATCTGCGCCGCCATGCCGCACCTTACCCGTCATCATGGTATCGCCACGGGCGCTTTGTTCGCCACCGATTTTGCCCGGGACACCATCACCGGAGGATGCTTCGTGCTTTCGAAACAATCGGGCATCGGCATTATTCCGGAGCTGGGGGCCGCCCGTGCATCCGCTTGA
- the menB gene encoding 1,4-dihydroxy-2-naphthoyl-CoA synthase, with the protein MTSTSITWTTVKEYSDITFRKSDEGIMRIAINRPEVRNAFRPETVDQLLDAFRIAALDTSIGVVLLTGEGPSRDGKWAFCSGGDQKIRGDAGYMAQEGGAPRLHILELQRLIRTMTKPVIALVAGYAIGGGHVLHVVCDLTIAADNAVFGQTGPRVGSFDGGFGASYLARLVGQKRAREIWYLCRQYSAQEAFDMGLVNTIVPVERLEEEGVQWAREILEKSPLSIRLLKSAFNAELDGQAGIQELAGNATLLYYMSEEAQEGKKAYVEKRAPDFRKYPWLPW; encoded by the coding sequence ATGACAAGCACTTCAATTACATGGACAACGGTCAAAGAATATTCCGACATCACATTCCGGAAAAGCGATGAAGGTATCATGCGTATCGCCATCAACAGGCCGGAAGTCCGCAACGCCTTTCGCCCGGAGACGGTGGATCAGCTCCTCGACGCCTTTCGCATCGCGGCGCTGGATACCTCCATCGGCGTGGTGCTGCTGACGGGTGAAGGACCCTCGCGCGACGGAAAATGGGCGTTCTGCAGCGGGGGAGACCAGAAAATACGCGGCGACGCCGGCTACATGGCGCAGGAGGGTGGTGCGCCGCGTCTGCATATTCTGGAATTGCAGCGTCTCATACGTACCATGACCAAACCGGTCATCGCGCTTGTCGCCGGCTATGCTATCGGCGGCGGACATGTCCTGCATGTGGTGTGCGATCTGACAATCGCCGCAGACAACGCGGTATTCGGTCAGACGGGTCCCAGAGTGGGCAGTTTCGACGGCGGCTTCGGAGCGTCGTATCTCGCGCGTCTCGTCGGCCAGAAACGCGCCCGCGAAATCTGGTATCTTTGCCGGCAGTATTCCGCGCAGGAGGCGTTTGACATGGGCCTGGTGAATACGATTGTTCCCGTGGAGCGCCTGGAGGAGGAAGGCGTGCAGTGGGCGCGCGAAATTTTGGAGAAATCACCCCTGTCCATACGACTTCTGAAATCCGCCTTCAATGCCGAACTTGACGGACAGGCAGGGATACAGGAGCTCGCCGGGAATGCGACATTGTTGTATTACATGTCCGAGGAGGCGCAGGAGGGCAAGAAAGCCTACGTGGAAAAACGCGCGCCCGATTTTCGGAAGTATCCCTGGCTTCCGTGGTGA